A region of the Arachis hypogaea cultivar Tifrunner chromosome 15, arahy.Tifrunner.gnm2.J5K5, whole genome shotgun sequence genome:
CTCAGCAACTCTGCCCCCAAATAATAACTGTTAttagaagaaaaaagaacaaaaaagtgAAGGGCATCATTAGATACTTTTCAAGAATGAATATTCAACAATAAAGCTTGAACACAATACAACAGATGCAGACTTGCCTATAACTGCAGCAGATCCAGTTGGCTAGTGTAAGAGCCTCTGGAGAACCAGGAGAGAGTTTTGAGCCAACTGCCGGGTTTATACCAGATGGAGAAATCGCCATGGCAACCCTCTGCACAGAGGAAATCACACTATGGATGTACTGGCGTTCCATGACAGTAACATTATCCTGTAGACTACTGTCAAAAGGAAACTGGAAGGCAATAGTCAACACCGACCGAGCACTATGACATGATACCGCATCGCGTGCACTATTTGTTGTTGGGCCAACTTCAAAACCAGATGTCAAATCTAGGGTTTGACTTGATGTCACTGAATCCTTTTTATCACCTTGGAAAACAATGATATCAACATGATTATAGTGTGTCATACATGCGCATCAGTTTCAGTAGCTCCTTTCTTACTTGCACAGTACTTTTTTCTCTATTCAAATGCAATATCAAGAGATTTAACATTAAAAAGGACCAAATGTTAGTGGCTGACTAGAGTAATCCCAGATAGGAACAGAGTAGGCTGATGATGCAAAATTGTGTGCAAGATTTTAGATGCATTAATAGCACtattcaagaaaaaagaaaatgaagaaatgaaACAAGAAAAAATCACCAATAAATTAATTCTAGAGTAATGGATTCTGGAGCAGGGTGCCCACTTCTGTAATTAAACTAGagtaaataaaataggatttgTCAGAAACACCAACTAGCAAACATACACACAACATGGAAATTAGCTATAGATATACCAAGACAAATCTTCTTTATGCGACAGAGCTGTATTTATTATGTTTATGGA
Encoded here:
- the LOC112748844 gene encoding homeobox-leucine zipper protein REVOLUTA-like — translated: MTHYNHVDIIVFQGDKKDSVTSSQTLDLTSGFEVGPTTNSARDAVSCHSARSVLTIAFQFPFDSSLQDNVTVMERQYIHSVISSVQRVAMAISPSGINPAVGSKLSPGSPEALTLANWICCSYSYYLGAELLRSDSLISESVLKHLWHHQDAILCCSLKSVPVFIFANQAGLDMLETTLVALKDITWVFRGRSRTGGRNLGDREEAKQERRVARARMVAWDVTGVFAGDNGVAAVEGGGRVEAK